Sequence from the Microbacterium faecale genome:
GACCTCGTGTGGGCGCGCACGCACCTCGTGCCGTGGGTGCTGCGCAGGCTCCGCCACCAGTCGTCGGGCGACGGCGTCACGCCGAAGCGGCCCGACTTCGGCTAGGCGCGCAGGGCCCACAGCGCAACGGCACTGGCCGCGGCGACGTTGAGCGAGTCCACTCCGCCCGCCATCGGAATCACGACCGTCGTGTCCGCGGCCGCGAGCGCTCGCGTCTCGAGACCAGGCCCCTCGGAGCCCATGACGAAAGCCACGCGCTGCGGGCGCTGCGCGGCGAACTCGTCGAGCGGCACCGCCTCGTCGGTGAGCGCCATCGCCGCGATGTGGAAGCCCTCCGCGTGGAGCAGGTCGCCCGCGCTCGGTCCATCCGTCTCGCGCCACGCGGGCAGGCGTGTCCACGGAACTTGAAAGACGGTGCCCATCGACACCCGCACCGAGCGGCGGTAGAGCGGATCCGCGCACCGCGGGGTGACCAGGACGGCGTCGGCACCGAGACCCGCCGCGTTGCGGAAGGCGGCCCCGACGTTGGTGTGGTCGACGAGACCGTCGAGAACGAGCGCAGTGCGCGCGCCGCGCAGCACGGTGGACACCTCCGGCAGCACCGGGCGGTGCATGGCCGCGAGCATGCCGCGGTGCACCGTGTAGCCGGTCACCGACTCCGCGACCGCGTCCGGCACGACGAACACGGGCACATCCACACCGCCGACGATGCGTTCGACGTCATCGAGCCATTTCTCGGCCGTCAGCACCGACCGCGGAGCGTGACCGGCGCCGATCGCGCGGGAGAGCACCTTCGCCGACTCGGCCATGTACAACCCGCCCGCCGGTTCGAGCACACGCCGCAACGCGACGTCGGTGAGATTCCGATAATCGTCCAGGCGGGGGTCACCCGGGTCCTGGATCCGCTCGAGGTGCACGTCACCATCGTAGGATCGACGGTGTGGCGATCCGGAACTCTCCCGCTGACGACATTGCGCGGGCGGTCGATGTCCTGGCCGGGCGCCGCATCGCCGTGCTGACCGGCGCCGGCATCTCGACCGACTCCGGGATCCCCGACTATCGCGGCGACGGCGCGCCGAGGCGCATCCCGATGACGGCACAGA
This genomic interval carries:
- a CDS encoding TrmH family RNA methyltransferase, giving the protein MHLERIQDPGDPRLDDYRNLTDVALRRVLEPAGGLYMAESAKVLSRAIGAGHAPRSVLTAEKWLDDVERIVGGVDVPVFVVPDAVAESVTGYTVHRGMLAAMHRPVLPEVSTVLRGARTALVLDGLVDHTNVGAAFRNAAGLGADAVLVTPRCADPLYRRSVRVSMGTVFQVPWTRLPAWRETDGPSAGDLLHAEGFHIAAMALTDEAVPLDEFAAQRPQRVAFVMGSEGPGLETRALAAADTTVVIPMAGGVDSLNVAAASAVALWALRA